The sequence below is a genomic window from Plasmodium gaboni strain SY75 chromosome Unknown, whole genome shotgun sequence.
aaaaaaaaaaaatataaaatatatatatatatatacatataattatttatatccatattaataaaatttttcatcatttttataaatggTACAAATATTGTATACACACctaaaaaaatttatttattgtaagggaaaataatatatatatatatatatatatatttacaaatattaatgtgttaatacataaaataatatttttataaagtCTTTATAATGGCCATATCCAGGAGCAAAATAAGATATTTATTTCCCAATGCTACATTACAGTCATACTATCCCAATTCCGAAATGTTTAAAGTTCCTAAGGTTGGAAGTGCACcaagaatatataatggTTTAGATCCTCGAAAGGTACATAGTTATCCATGGataaatatgtttaaaaCACGAAGAATAAAAGAAACAGGTTACCAACATGGAAATTGGGCAGGTCCTTCTATTCATTCAATGACACTTGATGAATTAGCTACCTTTTTTAGTAATAAAGATCatttaaaacatttttctctttttcAATTATTTAAAGCAACCTATGGACAATtccaatttttttttcttctcaTGGGTTCTATTGTTGTTACTATATCACCCATTTTATTGTTCACCTTATATATGCAAAAATTTGAACCTTTAGAAGTTACCATCGACCCTGAggaatattataaacattttCGATGGCATTATTATGGAGGGGAAATTGATCATCATGCTTTCTCACAATATCTTGAAGCTAGAAGAGCAGTTAGATATAGAAATGCTGATATAAATCCAGTCGATTGGATACCCCCTCAATATAGAAATGTAGAGGAATAATATCctaaaaaatatatatatatttatttattaataatatatatatatgcaaacattatatgtttttataattaaatttttcttcttttttattttattttatttttttttgttttttcatatatatattttttttattttttttgtaatatttaatttgtatttggtttttatctttatttttttattacatatattaatacatatatatatatatatatatatatatatatatacaaaaaaatcTATTGTTTATGTTAATAAGAATCAATCTTATAGAAAATCAATATTTGgaaaataagaatatgAACATTAATTATACATGTATTGACAACTATTTTAATCAACATATGTATAACCTCAAATAAATCAT
It includes:
- a CDS encoding hypothetical protein (conserved Plasmodium protein, unknown function); translated protein: MAISRSKIRYLFPNATLQSYYPNSEMFKVPKVGSAPRIYNGLDPRKVHSYPWINMFKTRRIKETGYQHGNWAGPSIHSMTLDELATFFSNKDHLKHFSLFQLFKATYGQFQFFFLLMGSIVVTISPILLFTLYMQKFEPLEVTIDPEEYYKHFRWHYYGGEIDHHAFSQYLEARRAVRYRNADINPVDWIPPQYRNVEE